From a single Clupea harengus chromosome 24, Ch_v2.0.2, whole genome shotgun sequence genomic region:
- the tmed1b gene encoding transmembrane emp24 domain-containing protein 1b, with product MNSHQGGGFRLSPNCLIISVVIAFFTKTVLGFSPNLDSEFTFLLPAGRTECFFQTATKNGSMEVEYQIIAGAGMDVDFTILSPHGYQLISEFRRSDGVHTVEPTEEGDYQICFDNSFSRFSEKMIFFEVILEVPAADEGGDDEWAGLGEPESLLEYKLEDIRESMDSVHRRLERSRQMQTALRAHEARDRYLLEDNLWRVSFWSCVSLVVMLSVALMQVYTVRRLFQDKRRVCT from the exons ATGAATTCCCATCAAGGGGGTGGCTTTAGGCTATCACCTAATTGTCTCATTATCTCTGTAGTTATTGCGTTTTTCACGAAAACGGTCCTCGGTTTCAGCCCGAACCTTGATAGTGAGTTTACATTTCTGCTGCCAGCAGGAAGAACAGAATGCTTCTTCCAAACCGCAACGAAAAATGGCTCTATGGAAGTTGAATACCAG aTCATTGCAGGCGCAGGCATGGATGTGGACTTCACCATCCTCTCTCCGCACGGCTACCAGCTGATCTCAGAGTTCCGGCGCTCTGACGGCGTCCACAC TGTGGAGCCCACTGAGGAAGGAGACTACCAGATCTGCTTTGACAACAGCTTCAGCCGCTTCTCGGAGAAGATGATCTTCTTCGAGGTCATCCTGGAGGTGCCGGCCGCGGACGAGGGCGGGGACGACGAGTGGGCGGGCCTCGGGGAGCCTGAGAGCCTATTAGAGTACAAGCTGGAGGATATCAGG gaGTCTATGGACTCTGTTCACCGGCGTCTGGAGCGGAGTCGTCAGATGCAGACGGCGCTGCGGGCCCACGAGGCCCGGGACCGCTACCTGCTGGAGGACAACTTGTGGCGCGTGTCCTTCTGGTCCTGCGTCAGCCTGGTGGTCATGCTCAGCGTGGCGCTCATGCAGGTCTACACCGTCCGGCGCCTCTTCCAAGACAAGAGGAGGGTGTGCACGTAG